The following is a genomic window from Apis cerana isolate GH-2021 linkage group LG6, AcerK_1.0, whole genome shotgun sequence.
AATGATCACTTGACTCTGATTCAAAATATACGTAGGTGTATAAACGACCACGCCAGTAAAGTGTTGGAATTTTATAGCTGGTCTATCGAAATATACTGGTTGTTTATTCGCAAAAACATTGAGACGATATCTCCATTGTGCGTGTTTAGGTCTTAATCGAACTTCTATGGTTGCAGAATTGTTTCCTCTtgctgtattaaaaaaaaatgaagatatttttaaaattatagaatttcaatagaatttctaaatttttattgtttttacctGCTATAGATGTTAATTGTGTAGCTTTAACTTCACCGTATATGTTATTTGGTACTTGTTCAAATCTTCCTTGGATATCGAGCTTATCTTTCAAGTCATTTACACGCACTAAAACGAATTCTCCCTTCCCATTAAACGTGTATTCCAAACCATCGAATGTTGCGATATGGGGATCACCAAATACCGTTGCAATAGCTGGAGATTGATATGCAATGCAATCTTGACTCGGTCGTCTTTCAAATCTGAACGTTTCACAACCGACTGCATGTTCCTCTTGCCACATACAACACATATAAAATGGTATCACGTCATGATACCAATGCGACAAAGTTGGAACCTTATTTGCCTCATCCCATGGATAGTAGCCCAAATTGTGTGATCTATGTGGCCTTGAACCCCATTGCTGATCATACGTCAACATCAGATAACCATTTTTATCGTAACAACATTGTTGCTCGGAACCATCCATACTAAAATGAAgatctttctatatataaatgtctcttataattaaaaatttatttatataaaaatattacttacttTGGTGCACCTGTTCTCACACAATGATGCGCATGCATATTGTACATGCAATCCAAATTTGCATCTTTATCACAATCATAATCCGGAAGGAAACGACCTTTATCAGTTAACGCATGCTTCAAGGTACACGGACATAGAGATACTTCTGCTGcgaaattcttcaaatatctGTCATTCATAATCCATTTGTCGCAAAGTCGTTGAGACCATTTCGTTCCATACATTCTTTCCCATTGGGGAGCAAAATACCAGCCCAATGGAATTGGTCTACTCCATAGATTTCTATacgaatttttgatattatccgtataatttttataatatatatatataattatttttatatatatgatatacataCGGTGTGATATTTAAACCAGTATGTTGCTCTGGGTCTGTCAAATTAAGTTGAAGAAATCCGAAAGTCATATCTTGTTGATAAGGATTGTTTTCATCACGGTATGTAGCTGGTCTAATAATGTAGTATCCCAAATTTGTGTATGCtctctacaattttttaattagaaattttttttcgaatctattatgaaataatattctgtatatcGTATGTACCTCCAAAGTAGTGATATATTCGAATTCAGGAGTAGTTTTTGTTTCACGGTATCCCCATAAAGATATCTGCACTCCTGCGTTCAAATTACTGGTTAAATTGTATGGAAcccaagtaatttttatttctgcagGATTTGCTTGATGAACGGAATTCGATACAAAGATCTTCTCTGCCGCTGTAGCTGGGGTCtctaataaaatcgaatagaataaatatttatttattaataataatcgataataaaagattttaattaaaattaaaatttatatgttaccaatgaaatattttcctttccaaTCGTAACTTTTACTGTCACCAACACTGATTGCAAATCTAATGTATCCTTGTGCTTTCACAAACGGTTGAACGCAAATCGCTCGGTTTTTATCGATCACAGTACCTATCACCCATTCGTTCTCGAACATGCATCGAATTTTTTCAGTCTCGTTGAAACATGGACcagtaatatttacaattgtaCCACCCAACATGTTTCCACTTTCGGGCGCAAATACAAGAGGCAAATTTGATCCAgctataaaacattattattttatacttacttaatgacattaatattattaataattgttatctaTGCGTTCAATTTTACCAATATCTTTATTGCAGACTGCAGGCAGTATTATTTCATCTATTCTAAACATATGACGTCCTGGAAAGTTATTTGCCCATCCTCTTCCGGTCAAATCACGGATGGATGATCTTTGAGAGTAAGGCTTGTATTCGTAGCTTTGTGTACCGTTTCCAGCGTTAAAACCAAcctaaaaaaaacaattaattcttacgtatgaattaatttacaccattttaaaaaaaaattaaaattaaatagtgaGTGATATTtatcagaatttattaaattatttcaattcaaaataaaaaaggaataaatttaaatgatatagtaagaaaatttctgaatatattacattattgaatataataatagtaatataatatcaatgaaCTTACGAATGCTGGAACTCCACCTTCACCGCGCGTAGTATCACCACCAGCTTCTGTGTGACTGGTCCATTGAATATccagataattaaatatcacatAGGTGTTCACTTCATCAGTGGCTAGGACCATTTGAAAAGTGTTAGTGATGTACAAAGAATTATCGATACCACCGGTGAAAGACATATTCTTCCACGTTACTATAACTGCGTGTTTAGGCTCGAAAGCATCGGTACCAATAATACCCTCGCGAATATCCCACTTAAGACGTTCGCGCATTTCGACTCCAAATTGATCTTTTCTCGTTTGTAAATCTCGTtccattctataaaaattaattttataaatctattttaatttgaatctataaaaatttcatgatagATTACAAAACATCGTGTAAAACATTCGAATtatcaagattaattaaataaacggattatctttatcaaagttaatcattttttcgaagaatcgaaCTCCAATCATGTATTTAGCGATAAAGttgattaaatacaattttttcaaaaattattttttttaattattggaatatttttattaatattaaccgACCTAAAGTATACACCTGGTTTTCTCTGATCTATATCTGTTGGCCGTATTTCTCCTATGCGACATTTACTGAAAAATATCCCTATAAAACTGGGATCGTTCTTTTTTGGCCAATCTTTAACCGGGAAAACAAGAGGATATGTATAATGTACCGGAGGATCACTAAACTCTAAAAAACCATTCATTGATACCTGAAATGTATAAACAAACataacaaacaattttttaaaatactatcaGATTAGATTAATGGTAAATAGTCAGAAATCATTTGATAAGGgaataacaaataacaacGTACTCTGGTGTAATTGAATCTAAATCCAAAAAAgggtaattgaaaattgaaatttttatgtgtTTGAGGTGTCGAAGCTTGGATTTCCTTTTGATAATCGCCTTCATTGTTGTCACCTCCTTTATCGAAAAACCAATACATGAATTTGGATCTGATTTCTTTCAATCTTGTCTCTGTTAAAACATAATCTGGAACTGAATCATCCGAGCGAGGTGCATATCTGTCTGCTTCCGCTGAATCGGAATCTGTAaggataaatgtattttaattccgATATTGTAAATATGATAGTAgatgtaaaatgataaatataatactgtAAATACTATAGTTCCAtgcatttatatctaaattgctcaatttaaaaaaaattcaaatgctACTAATTTTGAtggattttctattaatatcgctctttataaacaaaattaacaaattaaatattagggTATTACATTTACACGTACGATAACGCAATCATGGATTAAGTCGAATGTAAATGagaatcaaatgaaataattttagttcAGATATCAGGAATGTAGAAGATGGATTGGAAAGCGTGTTACGAAAGCTCATTGcgatataaattcaatgattCATCTCCGATTCATGTTTGAGTGAGTAACTGATAAAACAGATaagattctttatttaaactatataataatactataatcaTCTATCATTCTaacataaaatgaaatcaaataataataataataataataataattagtgtaaaaatttatcaataaaaaattttttcattcaatttaaaataaatttttctttttttttctattaatttatattttttgagaattaaaagagaaagaagagaattaaTAATGGTCACGCCTATTGATATCAAAATACTTACCGTATCTTACATATTTTGAAGCCGGATCAGTTTTAGTAGTAAGGCCATAAGAaatgatttctttattaattgtattttgttgTTTAGAATTGTCATCAACATTAATTGGgacttcctctttttcttcttcgctcTTCTCATTGTAGtcgattatatctttattaaaatctatttgttCTGACAAATTATCAAACTCTGgtgatatttgtttattatattcattatattccgGGGAGATCAATTCTTTGGATTGAATATCGTCTAATTTAAATGCACTCGCAAACGTTTCATTTTCGATTTGCACCGATACCTGACTGGTCAAGAGAAAAAGAACGCaccaaaaaaagataaattttggaattgCAAAAACATTAAGATAGGACACATTCCGCATTTTTAATGAGGGTAAATGAACTGATTTGTCTAATTTACAAAAAGAGACTGAGCTTGATTTCAGGTAACGAGTAATGATAACAGTACTGATATCAGTTATATTGTGATAACGCGTTTATCTTTTTACTACAAATGGATAAGGCAACGTTATAATTTGAACGAACAAAATGAAGGGCTACTGCCCTACTTTTGAAGGATGCAAAACGCTCTTTAAATGAGAAATTgggaattgttttattatttgtcgaATAATACGGAATATTAAtcaatggattttttttttgttatttttgttatatacaatcaattaaagtcataatttttttaagtaagttgtttattgtattttctGGAACGACGTGttatttacaaaagaaatgTGTTTTGCGATGTCCATTTTTAAAGTGTGGCAGAAGATCATTCTATCTTTAGTCTCATAATTGCGTTTctcacaataaaaaatatgtagtataatataagagaTCCTacctgaaaaataaataataataataataataaaaaaatttttttgctaattgttttctataaaatcggattcattataagaattatagaattttgttttcaaatactacatattaatattttattcagttGATCTAAAATTGCACAAAGCgtaattttgatgaatatttattaaaacactAAATAAGAAATCAGGCTTAAAAATGTACTGATCTATAAATGCATTGCGTGATAAATGTACATATGAACACTGATAGATGTACTTAAACAATGCAatcttgttttttcttaacttttttttttgttatacttAACCAACCTTCCATATCCCAATAGAGATTTTGCAAAATTCTTAAAAGTAgatttgtttcctttttttttcttttgtactgCAATTGTATCTTGTATACCAATATTGTCATAAACACTTGTAAAGAaactatattacatattttatgttgttcagtattgtaaatattttcgattaatagCACGTATCACAGAAGAGAAACCTACGAAATTCGACTCAAATTCGAGGATACAAAAAATgcacaaatatgaaaaaatcttcctatagtttcattttcaattagtgatattttataatctacaGCAGTGATTTGAATGTAATATTGTGAATATGAACTATACGCTTGATCATTAAgtgaaacattatttataacattttatttgtaatgaaataatCTGTTCCGACTGAGATGTGATAGCTTTTAACATTACGAAGACGAAGAATTATCTCCATTACTGTCTAGATATCCTCCTGAACCATTTACAACGAATGATGTTCCCAAACCATACAAATGACCACAATATTTTGCATCATCAATGTTATCCTCGAAAaacatctaaaattaaatttttttcaacattatatatctataatatattttttaatacccatatttttaattgaaagattttttttacctCTCGCATTTTAAAGAAAACCATTCCGGTAAGTAACGAATCCGATCCAGCTTGATGTTGTGGCCCAACTCTTTGAATTTCCAATTGTTCTGCTACCTCTTGTAGGCcccctttcaaatttttgcaagatttcattaaatacTGTGAATCAAatgttacatattaaaattatacatttagattttaatgattatggaaagtaattatttaagaaaacatACTTTTACATCATATATTGTTGGAAAATATATCCTAAGAAGTTCGAAAAATTCACTTTCTTCCTGCGGTAAATTTTGGTCTGTAAGAAGTTTTAATAGATAGCCAAAGTCGTAACCAGAATGAAAGGATAACCATTTTATGTCGTCAACAAGAACAATTCCCGATGTCATTAATAGTTCAGCAAAATCTAATGGATCAATGCCTTCTTCTTCGTGTTTTTTGAATTGTATACCACTGTTTTGCAACATATCTATACTATCTTGTGCATACATATCttctctataaaattatatatacaacatattattattatcgtattttatatctttgtgttattctatatcgaaatatatctcAAACTcactgtaaattaaatttgaaattaaattgccATGTCGTATAACTACCACCAGGTGTATTTCCCGATTCGTCGAGAAATGTAAGACCGAGTTGAATTATTCGTAAGAGATCTACATTACATCGTAATAACTGATACTGATAATCAGCACTAGTTCTGAATTCacctgtaataaaaaatatatatattttattttaaaattgaataattattataatattatcattttattatattttaccaaTGGGCCTAGCAACTACTCCAGGAAATTCAGTGTCCATTGCAATATATTGATACTGTTGTACGACTTGCCGAATTGTTCGAAATTCTTCTTCGAGATTATGACCCCAAACATCTCGGATCCCACATTCTTCATTACTGGGCATAGTCGCCCCACCCTTCTGCTGCCCTATAGGGTTAGTTCCtcctgaaaatatataaaaatataaatattattttacataagatagattataaattttaatgtaatttttccatataataattttctctcaTAATAACacatagttaaataataataatattttataatgcaattaattatttcattttaaattgtgGGAAAGACCATTTTTGGTTGGTACTATTTGTATAAACACTCTTATCAATTGCCTTGAGTAAGCATTAGTTCTTGAATAACGCAAACTGATTACACACAGGTATAGACCAACCATAAATGaagattgtattttaataataataataataataataattataaattttttaatatacagtcAAATCTCATTatggaaacaaaattttattattttattataatcaatggTCATATACCTTatgttattattgatttataacttattatacaaagattatttatcatcaaattatacgaaattataataaatactatttatatttgcaatattttgaagtacttttttttataaattaataattttattatttatcttacagAGCCTACATAATGGCTCGTATAACTGCACCTTCTATGATTTGTGCATTCTTCTGAAATTCTCTGAAAGCGCACACCTTTTCTTGCAGCAACAGCGACTGAATATTTCTTGGGAACTTCATTGCATGTTTTAATCTATTCTACTACTTTCAAAGAGGACTTCAATTATGTAGTTCTTCTGGAAGGATGTTTGACGTAATATCATCCACACAAATCCAAAGTACTTTATCTATTTTGCTTCACAGTTCCTGCAATACGTATGTGCcacattcattatttaaatgtcaTATAACTTTGGCATATACCTTTGGTATTCATTatacaatcaattattatttaacttaaataaatatatgtcaaGTCCAACACTTCTCAAGGCTTAATTTGACTTAAACTTTACTGTAATTCCTGTTGATCTAAGATgaagttacaaaaatattatatgtaaagcaatacatttgtaaaaaaaaaaagaaaatatttatatatttacaatgtattgtaaattaatacataCCGGTAGCTGAGGGCATAAGGTTAGATATTCCTGTCGTCACCGGAgctatttttatgtttaattccCACTGTCACAGTTTTACCTTCTTCATATCActgtaaatatacatataaatattattatatattaaataaaatttattatataatatataaatttaagtttagaaacattattttcatatgtaaaaaacacgagaaattaaaaaatgttaaataaatacgaattaaGTGATCGGTAAAtaacatttcaatttaaagGTTAGAAGTCCGCGCAAATATGTATCGTCATTTAATAACGAtcttatagtaaataaaaatatcaaaatacaatattaacataaaacctgttaaaaaaataatattaaataataagaaataattttggaaagcATTAATCcctaaataaatgtatagatAAAAACATAGGTTATGTATTTCAGATAAACAAAAGCAACTTGTTTAAACGAatgtgaaagaaataaatgttataatatacctCTTTGTATGCTCGTTTTTCCACACGATGTTTTGGTATGTCTTAAGCGAAATAAAGCTTTGTAAAACACTTATCGCTCTCTTAAATCTTCTGTCACACTGCAAACAGGTTAAACGAGTGTCCAAACTCAAAGCAGCAATTCCCTCTATATACTACCTGAAGTTAGGGCGCCAAAATTGCCAGAGCGGACATCTTCGTTCGTAGTATTGTTAAGATTACAGACAAAATATAACACTAGGCTATAGCATTATCAATTGAGGTCCATAAAAAGTTTTcctatattaatacattctgaatattttgaaaattaatataattatcagaaTTAAGTAAGAATTTTAGTATCTAGATATAGAGATTGGaagaaaagatgaagaaatatacttaaaaaaaaaattatataatttattttatatattaaacggTAAGATTACTTTTAATAGTATGAATTTGTGCCAAAGTTAGTTTACAAcgcttataatatatttaatttagtaaaattttaaattatttgaaattaatttatgaaagaaaaaataattatgtcaaTAATctctattatcattatttagtTTATTGACAACTTGGGCTTTAAACCATTGTTTTCATTCCAAGATTgtccttctaaaaatatattataaaacctagaatataatatctataattttttatattaaagattaaacattttaa
Proteins encoded in this region:
- the LOC107993826 gene encoding CCR4-NOT transcription complex subunit 7 isoform X3; its protein translation is MPSNEECGIRDVWGHNLEEEFRTIRQVVQQYQYIAMDTEFPGVVARPIGEFRTSADYQYQLLRCNVDLLRIIQLGLTFLDESGNTPGGSYTTWQFNFKFNLQEDMYAQDSIDMLQNSGIQFKKHEEEGIDPLDFAELLMTSGIVLVDDIKWLSFHSGYDFGYLLKLLTDQNLPQEESEFFELLRIYFPTIYDVKYLMKSCKNLKGGLQEVAEQLEIQRVGPQHQAGSDSLLTGMVFFKMREMFFEDNIDDAKYCGHLYGLGTSFVVNGSGGYLDSNGDNSSSS
- the LOC107993825 gene encoding protein mesh isoform X1; translation: MRNVSYLNVFAIPKFIFFWCVLFLLTSQVSVQIENETFASAFKLDDIQSKELISPEYNEYNKQISPEFDNLSEQIDFNKDIIDYNEKSEEEKEEVPINVDDNSKQQNTINKEIISYGLTTKTDPASKYVRYDSDSAEADRYAPRSDDSVPDYVLTETRLKEIRSKFMYWFFDKGGDNNEGDYQKEIQASTPQTHKNFNFQLPFFGFRFNYTRVSMNGFLEFSDPPVHYTYPLVFPVKDWPKKNDPSFIGIFFSKCRIGEIRPTDIDQRKPGVYFRMERDLQTRKDQFGVEMRERLKWDIREGIIGTDAFEPKHAVIVTWKNMSFTGGIDNSLYITNTFQMVLATDEVNTYVIFNYLDIQWTSHTEAGGDTTRGEGGVPAFVGFNAGNGTQSYEYKPYSQRSSIRDLTGRGWANNFPGRHMFRIDEIILPAVCNKDIAGSNLPLVFAPESGNMLGGTIVNITGPCFNETEKIRCMFENEWVIGTVIDKNRAICVQPFVKAQGYIRFAISVGDSKSYDWKGKYFIETPATAAEKIFVSNSVHQANPAEIKITWVPYNLTSNLNAGVQISLWGYRETKTTPEFEYITTLERAYTNLGYYIIRPATYRDENNPYQQDMTFGFLQLNLTDPEQHTGLNITPNLWSRPIPLGWYFAPQWERMYGTKWSQRLCDKWIMNDRYLKNFAAEVSLCPCTLKHALTDKGRFLPDYDCDKDANLDCMYNMHAHHCVRTGAPNMDGSEQQCCYDKNGYLMLTYDQQWGSRPHRSHNLGYYPWDEANKVPTLSHWYHDVIPFYMCCMWQEEHAVGCETFRFERRPSQDCIAYQSPAIATVFGDPHIATFDGLEYTFNGKGEFVLVRVNDLKDKLDIQGRFEQVPNNIYGEVKATQLTSIAARGNNSATIEVRLRPKHAQWRYRLNVFANKQPVYFDRPAIKFQHFTGVVVYTPTYILNQSQVIIMFDTGAGVEVIENEGYMSARVYLPWTYLNKTKGLFGKWNFDIADDLITPDGQQVAASNLNHFEAVHKDFAIHWILEDKEDDARGAALFKREFGRTSSYYFNKTFDPEWRKTPEEILLSNRSYDIQRAADLCGDSYQCRYDYAMSLNRDMAHFTKNYYNTYTEIREINMKETVVSCGVLETPRFGRKSNFFFVPGTKVTFECNQDFILVGDQRRVCTPEGYWNIPEYGYTECLRKVEYTQRTAWTTMGIICAVLIPVTACVAGAFLYIRKNQKQESSVKSWRYSERGSGIDNDSTLSKQATPLKIYDRPISPISDTSNSPPSGVKKPLSYDKVYRTNEPLPNKPDVDFEDKDWDLKEPSSPTDLEKSLESKKAGSPSKESDV
- the LOC107993826 gene encoding CCR4-NOT transcription complex subunit 7 isoform X1 produces the protein MKFPRNIQSLLLQEKVCAFREFQKNAQIIEGGTNPIGQQKGGATMPSNEECGIRDVWGHNLEEEFRTIRQVVQQYQYIAMDTEFPGVVARPIGEFRTSADYQYQLLRCNVDLLRIIQLGLTFLDESGNTPGGSYTTWQFNFKFNLQEDMYAQDSIDMLQNSGIQFKKHEEEGIDPLDFAELLMTSGIVLVDDIKWLSFHSGYDFGYLLKLLTDQNLPQEESEFFELLRIYFPTIYDVKYLMKSCKNLKGGLQEVAEQLEIQRVGPQHQAGSDSLLTGMVFFKMREMFFEDNIDDAKYCGHLYGLGTSFVVNGSGGYLDSNGDNSSSS
- the LOC107993826 gene encoding CCR4-NOT transcription complex subunit 7 isoform X2, with the translated sequence MPSATGGTNPIGQQKGGATMPSNEECGIRDVWGHNLEEEFRTIRQVVQQYQYIAMDTEFPGVVARPIGEFRTSADYQYQLLRCNVDLLRIIQLGLTFLDESGNTPGGSYTTWQFNFKFNLQEDMYAQDSIDMLQNSGIQFKKHEEEGIDPLDFAELLMTSGIVLVDDIKWLSFHSGYDFGYLLKLLTDQNLPQEESEFFELLRIYFPTIYDVKYLMKSCKNLKGGLQEVAEQLEIQRVGPQHQAGSDSLLTGMVFFKMREMFFEDNIDDAKYCGHLYGLGTSFVVNGSGGYLDSNGDNSSSS
- the LOC107993825 gene encoding protein mesh isoform X2, with amino-acid sequence MRNVSYLNVFAIPKFIFFWCVLFLLTSQVSVQIENETFASAFKLDDIQSKELISPEYNEYNKQISPEFDNLSEQIDFNKDIIDYNEKSEEEKEEVPINVDDNSKQQNTINKEIISYGLTTKTDPASKYVRYDSDSAEADRYAPRSDDSVPDYVLTETRLKEIRSKFMYWFFDKGGDNNEGDYQKEIQASTPQTHKNFNFQLPFFGFRFNYTRVSMNGFLEFSDPPVHYTYPLVFPVKDWPKKNDPSFIGIFFSKCRIGEIRPTDIDQRKPGVYFRMERDLQTRKDQFGVEMRERLKWDIREGIIGTDAFEPKHAVIVTWKNMSFTGGIDNSLYITNTFQMVLATDEVNTYVIFNYLDIQWTSHTEAGGDTTRGEGGVPAFVGFNAGNGTQSYEYKPYSQRSSIRDLTGRGWANNFPGRHMFRIDEIILPAVCNKDIAGSNLPLVFAPESGNMLGGTIVNITGPCFNETEKIRCMFENEWVIGTVIDKNRAICVQPFVKAQGYIRFAISVGDSKSYDWKGKYFIETPATAAEKIFVSNSVHQANPAEIKITWVPYNLTSNLNAGVQISLWGYRETKTTPEFEYITTLERAYTNLGYYIIRPATYRDENNPYQQDMTFGFLQLNLTDPEQHTGLNITPNLWSRPIPLGWYFAPQWERMYGTKWSQRLCDKWIMNDRYLKNFAAEVSLCPCTLKHALTDKGRFLPDYDCDKDANLDCMYNMHAHHCVRTGAPNMDGSEQQCCYDKNGYLMLTYDQQWGSRPHRSHNLGYYPWDEANKVPTLSHWYHDVIPFYMCCMWQEEHAVGCETFRFERRPSQDCIAYQSPAIATVFGDPHIATFDGLEYTFNGKGEFVLVRVNDLKDKLDIQGRFEQVPNNIYGEVKATQLTSIAARGNNSATIEVRLRPKHAQWRYRLNVFANKQPVYFDRPAIKFQHFTGVVVYTPTYILNQSQVIIMFDTGAGVEVIENEGYMSARVYLPWTYLNKTKGLFGKWNFDIADDLITPDGQQVAASNLNHFEAVHKDFAIHWILEDKEDDARGAALFKREFGRTSSYYFNKTFDPEWRKTPEEILLSNRSYDIQRAADLCGDSYQCRYDYAMSLNRDMAHFTKNYYNTYTEIREINMKETVVSCGVLETPRFGRKSNFFFVPGTKVTFECNQDFILVGDQRRVCTPEGYWNIPEYGYTECLRQEEYDSRQAGITTGIVLACLIPVLLLIVFVAFRVLKRQREKREQEEALNRSKNTELLRLSKLKEEEEESVSFPKATEIN